One segment of Synechococcus sp. A15-24 DNA contains the following:
- a CDS encoding methyltransferase, translated as MFSGWGLSWGGWLDNRRGEWWLLAQLLLITAHLLPPWPAPADWGLNIWPRPVFVVGVVLLLSGFIVAAQAFAALGSSLSPLPEAKQGNRLISQGPYQRCRHPMYEAVLLCSLGVALAIGSLLHLLLLLGLVAVLGGKARREERSLLLLHPDYAVYRSSTPAIAAGLPWLDWRN; from the coding sequence ATGTTCTCTGGCTGGGGACTGAGCTGGGGAGGCTGGCTCGACAACCGCCGCGGCGAATGGTGGCTGCTCGCCCAGCTGCTGCTGATCACGGCACACCTGCTGCCGCCGTGGCCTGCCCCCGCCGACTGGGGGTTGAACATCTGGCCCCGGCCCGTCTTCGTCGTCGGCGTGGTGCTGCTGTTGAGCGGCTTTATTGTTGCGGCGCAGGCCTTTGCAGCCCTCGGCAGCAGCCTGTCTCCATTGCCTGAAGCCAAGCAGGGAAACCGGCTGATCAGCCAGGGGCCCTACCAACGCTGCCGGCACCCGATGTACGAGGCCGTGCTGCTGTGCTCGCTGGGAGTGGCGCTGGCCATCGGCAGCCTGCTGCATCTACTACTGCTACTTGGGCTGGTGGCTGTGCTGGGGGGCAAAGCCCGCCGGGAGGAACGCTCCTTGCTCCTGCTGCATCCGGACTATGCGGTGTACCGGTCAAGTACCCCGGCCATTGCCGCCGGGCTCCCCTGGCTCGACTGGCGCAATTGA